The following coding sequences lie in one Vibrio casei genomic window:
- the nagE gene encoding N-acetylglucosamine-specific PTS transporter subunit IIBC — protein MNILGYFQKVGKALMVPVATLPAAAILMGIGYWIDPNGWGANSALAAFLIKAGAAIIDNMSYLFAIGVAYGMSKDKDGAAALAGFVGYTVVITLLSPGAVSQIQGIDPSEVPAAFAKINNQFVGILMGILTAEIYNRFSHVELHKALSFFSGKRLIPILTSFAGIFVAFILMYLWPIVYGGLVHFGESIQGLGATGAGIYAFFNRLLIPVGLHHALNSVFWFDVAGINDIPNFLGGAKSIAEGTGIPGVTGMYQAGFFPIMMFGLPGAALAIYHTAKLKNKEKVASIMIAAGFASFFTGVTEPLEFSFMFLAPPLYLLHAILTGISVYIAASMHWIAGFGFSAGLVDMVLSSRNPLAVNWFMLLLQGVVFFAIYYFVFRTVITKFNLKTPGREDDDVESKSNVKGSEKSSELARQYLKALGGHQNLSSIDACITRLRLSVNDMSVIDESQLKALGAMGVIKLGTNNLQVILGPLAEIIAGEMKNVPESEDLESVMLP, from the coding sequence GTGAATATTTTAGGATACTTCCAAAAAGTCGGTAAGGCGTTAATGGTACCAGTTGCCACTCTGCCTGCTGCGGCAATATTAATGGGTATAGGTTACTGGATTGATCCTAATGGTTGGGGAGCAAACAGTGCTTTAGCTGCGTTTTTAATTAAAGCGGGTGCAGCGATTATTGACAATATGTCATATCTTTTCGCAATTGGTGTTGCGTATGGTATGTCGAAAGATAAAGACGGTGCAGCAGCATTAGCAGGCTTCGTTGGTTATACGGTAGTTATTACTTTATTGTCTCCAGGGGCCGTTTCACAAATTCAAGGGATTGACCCGAGTGAAGTGCCTGCAGCATTTGCAAAAATTAATAACCAGTTTGTTGGTATCTTAATGGGTATTCTAACTGCTGAAATTTATAACCGTTTCTCTCATGTTGAATTGCATAAAGCGTTATCTTTCTTTTCAGGTAAACGTTTAATCCCAATTTTAACGTCTTTTGCTGGTATTTTTGTTGCCTTTATTCTGATGTACTTATGGCCAATCGTATACGGTGGCTTAGTACACTTTGGTGAATCAATCCAAGGTCTAGGCGCAACAGGTGCTGGTATCTACGCTTTCTTCAACCGTTTATTGATTCCTGTAGGGCTTCATCATGCACTAAACTCAGTATTCTGGTTTGATGTTGCAGGTATCAATGATATTCCTAATTTCTTAGGCGGTGCTAAATCCATAGCAGAAGGCACTGGTATTCCTGGCGTAACCGGCATGTATCAAGCGGGCTTCTTCCCAATTATGATGTTTGGCCTACCTGGCGCAGCACTAGCTATTTACCATACTGCAAAACTTAAGAATAAAGAAAAAGTCGCTTCTATTATGATTGCTGCTGGCTTCGCTTCATTCTTTACTGGTGTTACTGAGCCTCTAGAATTCTCATTCATGTTCCTTGCTCCACCTTTGTATCTATTGCATGCAATCTTAACGGGTATTTCAGTTTACATTGCTGCATCTATGCACTGGATAGCTGGTTTCGGCTTCTCTGCCGGTCTTGTGGATATGGTGTTATCATCACGTAACCCACTTGCTGTTAATTGGTTCATGTTGTTACTTCAAGGTGTTGTATTCTTTGCCATCTACTACTTCGTATTCCGTACAGTGATTACTAAGTTCAATCTGAAGACACCTGGCCGTGAAGATGATGACGTAGAATCTAAGTCGAATGTTAAGGGATCAGAGAAGTCTTCTGAGCTTGCCCGCCAATATTTAAAAGCCTTAGGTGGTCATCAAAATTTATCGAGTATTGATGCATGTATTACTCGTTTACGCTTATCTGTAAATGATATGAGCGTGATTGATGAATCTCAGCTTAAAGCATTAGGTGCGATGGGAGTGATTAAACTTGGTACAAATAATTTACAGGTTATTTTAGGACCATTGGCTGAAATCATTGCTGGTGAAATGAAGAATGTTCCAGAATCTGAAGATTTAGAAAGTGTGATGCTTCCTTAA